The window TTCCAATAGCATCCGTTATAATCACCTACGTGACAAACTCCAGTGGCCCCACGCCACTCATGATTGTTTTGCTGTGTCTCTTTTCGCTCGTCCCGGTCGTTCAGAGTGCCGAAATCGTTCCGGAGCGTGTCAGACCGCTTTCTATTTACTGCATCTCCGTCGCAGTCCTGTATCACACGACGCTCGTTTCGCCTCACCTCTGGGGTTGGGACATTCACGCCGAATATCACTCCGCACGACTCATCCAGCAGGCCGGTTTCTTTGATCTGAGCGTCACGACGGAAACGATACCGTTGCTCATCATCACTCTCCTTTCGGGACTCTTTTCGAACATCACGCAACTCCCTCTCGTAACCGTCTTCAAGGGAATCTATCCTCTGTTGTTCTCGATACTTCCGCTATCGATATACTATCTTTCGCTCCGACAGTTCGAAAGCGACCTCGTTGCGGTCATCGCTCCGTTTGTTCCCATGTTCTTCTACGGGTTTTTCAAAGTGATTCCCGACAAACAGGCGTTCGGCGAACTCTACTTGCTACTGTTCCTGACGGCCGCGCTGGATACGAAGTTGCGAGTTCGCCACCGACACATCCTCAGCACGACCTTCATCGTCGGTCTCGTCCTGTCCCACTACGCGGTGAGTCTGATAGCAATTGCCCTCCTCGTTGGGACGCAGTTCGTCTTTGCGTTCGGGTCGATAACGAACCTCCTCCCGAATCGAAGAAAGAGCAATCTCGTTCGGTTCCGAACGCTGGCCTTTCTCGTCGTCTGTTGGTTGGTCTGGTTTTCGATAGCCGCCGACGGTATCACCGTCCAGCGAGTTGAGACGACGCTGTACACCTCTATCTCGCACATTGTTGGCGGATACTCGTCGAACAGAACCGGCGCAGGGTACGCAACTCGGTCGTACAGGTCGGCGTACTGGATAGTATACGTGCTCCTGTCGGCGGCGGCGGTCGGGTTCGTCGGGACGGGGATACTGAAAACGCTGATCGAGTTTCTCCAAAAGAACTCGCCGACGACTCACCAAGACTATGCTATCTTGTCAGTGGGCGTGTTCGGATTGCTATGTAGTTCCGTCTTCGTGACGTTTTCGCTCGGGTTCGACCGCATCCTCAACATCGCGCTCGTCATTATCGCACCATTCGCAGTGTACGGGTTGCTCTCGATAACGGAGACGCTTGACGACTGGCTATCGCGGCTTCACTCGCCTCTTCGGATTCGCCCGGCTGCACCGCAGATATTCGCCGTCTTTCTCGCCCTCCTGTTCGTCTTTAGTTCGGGGGCCGCCTTCGCCATCGGAAACGAGGACGTCCCGAGGTACGGCATCGCCCTTAGCGACGACGTCGATTGGCCGACGTACCCCGAAAACGAAGTGGCCGC of the Haladaptatus cibarius D43 genome contains:
- a CDS encoding DUF2206 domain-containing protein, with amino-acid sequence MSTHVEQKRPGRLGGTHLSLTVGFLTTGICLVALTFFPVTNPLLSIARIGLGLLYLGLLPGYVLLRLFDAKFTPLQSAIYGVGVSLVYDVAVALAVNFLLRAVGVSRPLDPIPIVTVLVASVFVLYFVALRRGSSALLRPSIVPLSGRELRAAMLFVPLPIASVIITYVTNSSGPTPLMIVLLCLFSLVPVVQSAEIVPERVRPLSIYCISVAVLYHTTLVSPHLWGWDIHAEYHSARLIQQAGFFDLSVTTETIPLLIITLLSGLFSNITQLPLVTVFKGIYPLLFSILPLSIYYLSLRQFESDLVAVIAPFVPMFFYGFFKVIPDKQAFGELYLLLFLTAALDTKLRVRHRHILSTTFIVGLVLSHYAVSLIAIALLVGTQFVFAFGSITNLLPNRRKSNLVRFRTLAFLVVCWLVWFSIAADGITVQRVETTLYTSISHIVGGYSSNRTGAGYATRSYRSAYWIVYVLLSAAAVGFVGTGILKTLIEFLQKNSPTTHQDYAILSVGVFGLLCSSVFVTFSLGFDRILNIALVIIAPFAVYGLLSITETLDDWLSRLHSPLRIRPAAPQIFAVFLALLFVFSSGAAFAIGNEDVPRYGIALSDDVDWPTYPENEVAATRWLDSNREPSRSVGVLNRRKYIDSRDGLLVGEIQYRHDIEPIFPQFAVVKNDTYLYVSSRPLWKERGDGFESLRQTTFYRATNDNMSKIYSSRTSEIYVVDAGDYSNESTQ